Proteins encoded together in one Bacteroides zoogleoformans window:
- a CDS encoding family 43 glycosylhydrolase yields MLICRKTILLLAFACCSTLFAQNVLNPVLPGVADAGVMKYNGKYYIGGVHTNGDFYVSDDLVHWGRPVHVLSMDNEWTKGSRAGNDQIHANDIRYLNGDFHLYWSVNYWGKDKHAVHIAHAQSKEALGPYVEPDKKAWMDNRIDPMVFKDDDGQLYMYMVRFTDGNTIWGRKMKNPAEFDGEPVCQFASLPDTWETMDNRVAEGPWVMKYRGRYYMMYNANHTSTEWGNYQLGVAEADSPLGFQNGSKYSHPVVGCNQAELEEKYVDLLRYGDAYEPLFAYTESMPEGDWTKETYEASGWKKGETGFSSDEVKGSTVRRMGTWWKSPALWLRKAFSAGKQVGNLALRVAHDGDTKIYLNGTPVYEKQGRDYCIVNLDGKLRAALKEGANLLAVETRRGKSSQFFDVALFDMKNDVSDDILMTPGQPNILRGPNGFEWWLIYMANKNNEHRGQYIDRIQFFDKTMYVDGITGPRTKGYHPKPALPTFARIGETSSFGVLQGVQASVAYLFETGIKTKAEAGVVAWWKDADNCAYIGLDAGHRCWYMRTRIDGEEKKEVFALPADFRWGVYHHLRIERNGGCIKVWLDEIPAPEKHMFTEIIPAAEEGVPGVFDGKRDALFEGAVYTIGFDDMEWQLAEEAEMLKGDFLNDYEFSFQLSGFSEQDVAGCYPVYVDKDNYVKARFNGTTRMLEVIAVKKGKTTWREDFSLECLQTVYPDVKYTDFIEKSYCFATPAWVDALYLNRHEADDKSRFVEDMFSKFTVDYLSNGEWHPIDVQGAEVAPRHPAYNRLSFSPVKAERIRFINKDAEDLKRHIYKIGIHEILKASYNFRAVRRGGKLYLFVDGKEMAAMDIRYPASRIGFCAESGAPTYKGVLYYHIGQPFRQVQP; encoded by the coding sequence ATGCTTATTTGTAGAAAAACCATATTATTATTGGCTTTTGCCTGTTGCAGCACACTGTTTGCACAGAACGTCCTAAATCCGGTACTTCCCGGAGTGGCGGATGCCGGTGTGATGAAGTACAACGGCAAATATTATATCGGCGGCGTACATACGAATGGAGACTTTTATGTTTCGGATGATTTGGTTCATTGGGGGAGACCTGTCCATGTCCTTTCGATGGATAATGAATGGACAAAAGGTAGTAGAGCCGGGAATGACCAGATTCATGCCAATGACATCCGCTACCTGAACGGTGATTTTCATCTGTACTGGTCTGTCAATTATTGGGGAAAGGATAAGCATGCGGTTCACATAGCACATGCGCAAAGCAAAGAGGCATTGGGGCCTTATGTCGAGCCGGACAAGAAAGCTTGGATGGACAACCGTATCGACCCGATGGTTTTTAAGGATGACGACGGACAGTTATACATGTATATGGTACGCTTCACGGATGGTAATACGATATGGGGCCGCAAGATGAAGAATCCGGCAGAGTTTGACGGCGAGCCCGTGTGCCAGTTCGCTTCGTTGCCCGATACATGGGAAACGATGGATAACAGGGTGGCGGAAGGCCCTTGGGTAATGAAATACAGAGGGCGTTATTATATGATGTACAATGCCAACCACACCTCTACGGAATGGGGCAATTATCAGTTGGGAGTGGCCGAGGCCGACTCTCCTTTAGGTTTTCAAAATGGTAGTAAATATAGTCATCCGGTTGTGGGATGTAATCAGGCAGAACTCGAAGAGAAGTATGTAGACTTATTGCGGTATGGCGATGCGTATGAGCCGCTGTTTGCCTATACGGAAAGCATGCCGGAAGGAGACTGGACAAAGGAAACCTATGAGGCTTCGGGCTGGAAGAAAGGAGAAACAGGTTTTTCGTCCGACGAGGTGAAAGGTTCTACGGTTCGGCGTATGGGTACTTGGTGGAAATCTCCTGCTCTGTGGTTGCGTAAAGCCTTTTCTGCCGGTAAGCAGGTTGGCAATCTGGCTTTGCGGGTGGCTCACGACGGAGATACTAAGATTTATCTGAACGGTACACCGGTTTATGAGAAGCAGGGGCGTGATTATTGCATCGTCAATCTTGATGGGAAATTGCGTGCTGCCCTGAAAGAAGGAGCGAACCTTCTTGCCGTGGAGACAAGGAGAGGAAAAAGTTCGCAGTTCTTTGATGTCGCTTTGTTCGACATGAAGAACGATGTGTCCGATGATATACTGATGACACCCGGACAGCCCAATATTCTGAGAGGGCCGAATGGGTTTGAGTGGTGGTTGATTTATATGGCAAACAAAAACAACGAACATCGCGGGCAGTATATCGACCGCATACAGTTTTTTGATAAAACGATGTATGTGGACGGCATAACCGGGCCTCGTACAAAGGGCTATCATCCGAAGCCTGCTTTACCTACTTTTGCCCGAATAGGCGAAACGTCTTCGTTCGGTGTGTTGCAGGGGGTGCAAGCGTCTGTTGCCTATCTGTTCGAGACGGGGATTAAGACAAAAGCCGAAGCCGGTGTCGTTGCATGGTGGAAAGATGCCGACAATTGCGCTTATATTGGCTTGGATGCCGGCCATCGATGCTGGTATATGCGCACCCGTATCGACGGCGAGGAGAAAAAGGAGGTCTTTGCTCTGCCTGCTGATTTCCGCTGGGGTGTTTATCATCATTTGCGTATCGAGCGTAACGGAGGATGCATAAAAGTCTGGTTGGACGAGATTCCTGCTCCGGAAAAACATATGTTTACGGAAATTATTCCCGCCGCGGAGGAGGGGGTTCCCGGCGTGTTTGACGGAAAGAGAGACGCCTTGTTCGAGGGTGCTGTCTATACTATCGGTTTCGACGATATGGAATGGCAGCTTGCGGAGGAGGCGGAGATGTTGAAGGGGGATTTCCTGAACGATTATGAGTTCAGCTTTCAGCTGTCCGGCTTTTCTGAACAAGACGTGGCAGGCTGCTATCCGGTTTATGTAGACAAGGATAATTATGTGAAGGCCCGGTTCAACGGCACGACCCGTATGCTTGAGGTGATTGCCGTGAAAAAAGGAAAAACCACTTGGCGCGAAGACTTCTCGTTGGAATGCCTGCAAACGGTCTATCCGGATGTGAAATATACCGATTTCATCGAGAAATCTTACTGTTTTGCTACACCTGCATGGGTGGATGCCCTCTACTTGAATCGCCACGAAGCCGATGACAAGTCCCGGTTTGTGGAAGACATGTTCAGTAAGTTCACGGTGGATTATTTGAGTAACGGCGAGTGGCATCCGATAGATGTGCAGGGTGCGGAGGTCGCCCCACGGCATCCGGCTTATAACCGTTTGTCTTTTTCCCCGGTGAAAGCTGAAAGAATCCGGTTCATCAATAAGGATGCGGAAGATTTGAAACGCCATATCTATAAAATCGGTATACACGAGATACTGAAGGCATCCTACAATTTCCGTGCAGTGCGCCGGGGCGGGAAACTGTATCTCTTTGTCGACGGCAAGGAAATGGCTGCCATGGATATCCGGTATCCTGCATCCCGCATCGGATTCTGTGCGGAAAGCGGTGCTCCGACCTATAAGGGAGTATTGTATTACCACATCGGGCAGCCTTTTCGTCAGGTGCAACCTTAA
- a CDS encoding RagB/SusD family nutrient uptake outer membrane protein, with the protein MKKIYYGLMLAGAMTLCTGCNSDLLDIDNPNEVTNVTYWNKPEDATAGVNACYSFLYKEGTWMRWLSFRYDLTSDEGWSSSPWIELGDWTRFLYNNYNFYEGNTVHWEHFYVGIFRCNQVLTYVPKIEMDETTKNRVLAQASFLRALWYFQVNLLWDKGTMPLEPKDATYIPEDASEQEIWDQIEKDLTFAMQYLPESWDAANLGRATKGAAKALLGKAYMQQHKYDKAKEQLQWLIDKEGSLYGLIDNREDNFTDLDENNKEGIFEIQFDDKNKGGTGNDASMAFGFQRTQFYAPGGIGWGDGKARRWLVDEFLKEKRADGQNDLRLYSSILYRGFSQDFPNLPKNYYRFENADWNDGWGTDPEDCYIRKYNTSYYRTAEDYFARNNYRIMRYADILMNYAECLVETGGSTADAAAYVDKVRERAGLVKLQNSQWKDCLKSKDAFIKRLQTERTLELCFEGWRWADLKRWGLLDSQAGIDELKARDKDFNNFIIGKHRRLPIPRDEVMNSTMDKVVHLKQNPGY; encoded by the coding sequence ATGAAAAAGATATATTACGGATTGATGCTGGCCGGTGCAATGACGTTGTGCACCGGATGCAACTCTGATTTACTGGATATTGATAATCCGAACGAAGTCACTAACGTCACTTATTGGAACAAGCCGGAAGATGCTACTGCCGGTGTAAATGCTTGTTACAGCTTTCTTTATAAGGAAGGGACATGGATGCGTTGGCTCTCGTTCCGTTACGATTTGACTTCTGATGAAGGGTGGAGCTCTTCTCCGTGGATTGAGTTGGGCGACTGGACTCGCTTCCTCTATAACAACTATAACTTTTATGAAGGAAACACCGTTCATTGGGAACATTTCTATGTGGGCATTTTCCGTTGTAACCAAGTGTTGACCTATGTTCCTAAAATAGAGATGGACGAGACGACGAAAAACCGGGTATTGGCGCAAGCCTCGTTCCTGAGAGCTTTATGGTATTTCCAAGTCAATCTGTTGTGGGACAAAGGCACCATGCCTCTTGAGCCAAAGGATGCCACCTACATCCCGGAAGACGCTTCCGAACAGGAGATATGGGACCAGATAGAAAAAGATTTGACTTTTGCCATGCAATATTTGCCCGAATCTTGGGATGCGGCCAATCTGGGGCGTGCCACCAAGGGGGCTGCGAAAGCCCTGCTGGGCAAAGCCTATATGCAGCAACACAAATATGACAAGGCAAAAGAACAGTTGCAATGGCTGATTGACAAGGAAGGTTCTTTGTATGGTCTTATCGATAATCGCGAAGATAACTTTACCGATTTGGACGAGAACAACAAGGAAGGCATCTTTGAAATTCAGTTCGATGACAAGAACAAAGGTGGTACGGGCAATGACGCCAGCATGGCGTTCGGCTTTCAGCGTACCCAATTCTATGCTCCCGGCGGTATCGGTTGGGGCGACGGAAAGGCTCGTCGTTGGCTGGTCGATGAATTCTTGAAAGAGAAGCGGGCTGATGGGCAGAACGACTTACGCTTGTATAGCAGTATCCTTTATCGTGGTTTCTCGCAAGATTTTCCCAACCTTCCGAAGAACTATTATCGGTTTGAGAATGCCGATTGGAACGACGGATGGGGAACCGACCCGGAGGACTGCTACATTCGTAAATACAACACTTCATACTATCGCACTGCGGAAGACTATTTTGCACGCAACAACTATCGCATCATGCGCTACGCCGACATCCTGATGAACTATGCCGAATGCTTGGTAGAGACGGGAGGAAGTACGGCAGATGCCGCCGCTTACGTGGATAAGGTCAGAGAGCGTGCCGGGTTGGTTAAACTGCAAAACAGCCAATGGAAAGATTGCTTGAAATCAAAAGATGCCTTTATCAAACGTCTTCAGACGGAGCGTACGTTGGAACTCTGTTTCGAGGGATGGCGGTGGGCCGACTTGAAGCGTTGGGGATTGCTCGATTCTCAGGCAGGTATCGATGAGCTGAAAGCTCGTGACAAGGATTTCAACAACTTTATCATTGGCAAGCACAGACGTTTGCCCATTCCGAGAGACGAGGTGATGAACAGTACGATGGATAAGGTGGTACACCTGAAGCAGAATCCGGGTTATTGA
- a CDS encoding SusC/RagA family TonB-linked outer membrane protein — translation MSKKILFLFFVLFAATAYSQDVTITGTVTDANKEPLTGVNVVVKGATTGTITDIDGNFSVSGKKGSTLIFSYIGMISQEVVYKGTALHVVMQDDAKALDEVVVIGYQTVKKSDLTGAVSVVDTKEMKKSAAGTLVSQMQGLATGVNVRSSGRAGEDASIQIRGVGSLSNNSPLWVVDGMITDPGVDFNPADAESIQILKDASAAAIYGSRAANGVIIVTTKKGAKGPMKVNVSVKETLEWSPKYDLMNAAEYIKYNDIAYNEAIKDGIATVNSTQKHSPYDTNWQDEVLKTALVQDYNVSLSGGGDSGNYFLSAGYYKNNGVSYGNTFDRYSFRVNTQGKKGWFSFGENMAYSLTNTDPNQTNTYNDFLRMMPTIPIYDENNPGGYGYGDASKYNTFGVNPIAREDLEYRHYRQNRLNGSVWLEFKPFEFLSYKFNGGVDLYFYENSWFRGEGNWTQNQEHRDPESQKARDNTYNMLIEHTLNFNKDFGKHHVDAVVGTTYQHHEWEGLWASRLNFPMLGNNGYLTVLNAGQSNQQNSNAISKNAMISYLGRANYIYDDRYYLTATFRRDGTSRLAKENRWGNFPSFSGAWRISKEDFFDVSWINDLKIRGNWGRLGNASIGDWDYIGTINQSIVTVFGGAIVTGSTQVKLVNTGLVWETKETVNIGFDASFLNQRLTVSAEYYNSKTSDVLAETPIAISTGNQGGSPWKNAASLRNKGFEITLGWKDQVSDLKYSALLNVTTMSNEVLSLGRDDTERDFIDSGQARTKPGRSLAEFYLRKTDGIFKTQEEIDRYVTSKGTPIIIEGKRPKLGDVRYLDLNDDGEITDADRDYCGSPWAKMQMSLVFNAEWKNFDFSMMWNGQFGNKIYNVPRWQGRLFADNSNYIRFKKGEEPYQVNPNSDTPRIIYGDFRNSRDADRFLENGSYFRMKNISVGYNFKQKWLTNLGVEKLRLFATGSNLITITGYSGLDPDFKGVNPVWNSGTDGFAYPNTRSVMFGLDLTF, via the coding sequence ATGAGCAAGAAAATCTTATTCTTATTCTTCGTTTTGTTTGCAGCTACCGCTTATTCACAAGATGTGACCATAACGGGAACGGTGACGGATGCAAATAAAGAACCCTTGACGGGTGTAAATGTAGTGGTGAAAGGAGCTACTACGGGTACTATTACCGACATCGACGGTAACTTCTCTGTAAGCGGAAAGAAAGGGAGTACGCTTATTTTCTCATACATCGGTATGATTAGTCAGGAAGTGGTTTATAAAGGAACTGCCCTGCATGTGGTGATGCAAGATGACGCAAAGGCTTTGGACGAAGTGGTTGTCATCGGTTATCAGACAGTTAAGAAGTCCGACCTGACCGGAGCCGTGTCTGTGGTAGATACCAAAGAGATGAAGAAAAGTGCTGCCGGAACGCTTGTCAGCCAGATGCAAGGTTTGGCCACCGGCGTCAACGTGCGTAGTAGCGGACGGGCAGGAGAGGATGCTTCCATTCAGATTCGCGGTGTAGGGTCTTTAAGCAATAACTCCCCGCTGTGGGTTGTCGACGGAATGATTACCGATCCGGGCGTTGATTTCAACCCGGCAGATGCAGAATCCATCCAAATTCTGAAAGATGCTTCCGCAGCGGCCATCTATGGTTCTCGTGCAGCCAACGGTGTAATCATCGTTACTACCAAGAAAGGTGCAAAAGGCCCCATGAAGGTGAATGTCAGTGTAAAGGAAACGTTGGAATGGAGTCCGAAGTACGACCTGATGAATGCGGCGGAATACATCAAATATAATGATATTGCCTACAATGAAGCCATTAAGGATGGCATTGCCACCGTAAACAGCACCCAGAAGCACTCGCCGTATGATACCAACTGGCAGGACGAAGTACTGAAGACGGCTTTGGTGCAGGACTACAACGTATCTCTCTCCGGTGGAGGCGATTCCGGCAACTATTTCCTCTCCGCCGGATATTACAAAAACAATGGTGTGTCTTATGGAAATACGTTCGACCGTTACAGCTTCCGCGTAAACACGCAAGGCAAAAAGGGTTGGTTCTCTTTTGGTGAAAACATGGCTTATTCACTGACAAACACAGACCCGAACCAGACAAATACATACAATGACTTTTTGCGTATGATGCCTACCATTCCTATCTATGATGAGAATAATCCGGGAGGGTATGGTTACGGCGACGCTTCCAAATACAATACGTTCGGCGTGAACCCGATTGCGCGTGAGGATTTGGAATACCGCCATTATCGTCAGAATCGCTTGAATGGTTCTGTATGGTTGGAGTTCAAACCTTTCGAATTCCTTTCTTATAAATTCAACGGCGGTGTCGACCTCTATTTCTATGAGAATTCATGGTTCCGCGGTGAGGGTAACTGGACTCAGAACCAAGAACATCGCGACCCGGAAAGTCAGAAAGCCCGTGATAATACTTACAACATGCTGATTGAGCACACGCTGAATTTCAACAAAGATTTTGGGAAACATCATGTGGACGCTGTGGTGGGTACAACCTATCAACACCATGAATGGGAAGGGCTTTGGGCTTCGCGTCTGAACTTCCCGATGCTTGGCAACAATGGTTATCTCACCGTATTGAATGCCGGACAAAGCAACCAACAGAATTCTAATGCCATCAGCAAGAATGCGATGATTTCTTATCTGGGACGTGCGAACTATATCTACGACGACAGATACTATTTGACTGCCACTTTCCGTCGCGACGGCACTTCCCGTTTGGCGAAGGAAAACCGTTGGGGCAACTTCCCCTCATTCTCCGGTGCGTGGAGAATCTCGAAAGAAGACTTCTTTGATGTATCATGGATTAATGACTTGAAGATTAGAGGAAACTGGGGACGGCTGGGTAATGCCTCCATCGGCGATTGGGACTATATCGGAACCATCAATCAAAGTATCGTGACCGTGTTTGGCGGAGCCATTGTTACCGGTTCCACTCAAGTGAAACTGGTGAATACCGGCCTTGTGTGGGAAACAAAAGAAACAGTGAATATTGGTTTTGATGCCAGCTTCCTGAACCAGCGGCTGACTGTCAGCGCGGAATATTATAACTCCAAGACCAGCGACGTATTGGCCGAGACTCCGATAGCCATTTCCACCGGTAATCAAGGAGGCTCACCGTGGAAGAATGCAGCCAGTTTGCGCAACAAAGGTTTTGAAATAACGTTGGGCTGGAAAGATCAGGTGTCGGACCTCAAATACAGTGCTTTGCTGAATGTAACAACGATGAGCAACGAGGTGTTGAGCCTCGGACGTGACGATACTGAAAGGGACTTTATCGACTCTGGTCAGGCAAGAACGAAACCGGGCAGGTCGTTGGCCGAGTTCTATCTGAGAAAAACGGACGGAATTTTCAAGACACAAGAAGAAATCGATCGTTATGTGACCTCCAAGGGAACTCCTATTATCATTGAGGGAAAACGTCCCAAGTTGGGCGATGTGAGATACCTCGACTTGAATGATGACGGTGAAATCACCGATGCCGACCGCGATTATTGCGGCAGCCCGTGGGCCAAGATGCAAATGTCGTTGGTGTTCAATGCCGAGTGGAAGAATTTTGACTTCAGCATGATGTGGAACGGACAGTTCGGTAATAAGATATATAATGTTCCCCGTTGGCAAGGACGTCTGTTTGCGGACAACTCCAATTACATCCGTTTCAAGAAAGGCGAAGAACCCTATCAGGTGAACCCGAACTCCGATACGCCACGTATCATATACGGTGACTTCCGCAATTCCCGTGATGCCGACCGCTTCTTGGAGAACGGTTCTTATTTCCGTATGAAGAACATTTCTGTGGGATATAACTTCAAGCAGAAATGGTTGACGAATCTGGGCGTTGAGAAACTTCGCCTGTTTGCCACCGGAAGCAATCTGATTACAATCACCGGTTATTCAGGATTGGATCCGGACTTTAAGGGAGTGAATCCTGTTTGGAACAGTGGAACGGATGGCTTTGCTTACCCCAACACTCGTTCGGTAATGTTTGGATTAGATTTGACCTTTTAA
- a CDS encoding family 43 glycosylhydrolase gives MKIFFELWLLCSLTACSSSTSAKEETPAEQPKNVYRNPVIDYSLPDPSVIKADDGYFYLYATEDIRNLPIHRSKNLVDWDYVGTAFTNHTRPTFEEKGGLWAPDINKIGNKYVLYYSMSVWGGEWTCGIGCATADKPEGPFTDHGKMFRSNEINVQNSIDPFYIEEAGKKYLFWGSFRGIYAIELSDDGLFLKEGAVPRQVAGTAYEGTYIHKKDGYYYLFASIGSCCEGLKSTYTTVVGRSESLFGPYVDKNGGRMLDNKHEILMGKNNSFVGTGHNSEIVTDDAGSDWIFYHAVSTKKPEGRVLMMDRIDWKSGWPSVEGSSPSTESDKPVFLQR, from the coding sequence ATGAAGATTTTCTTTGAATTATGGCTGCTATGCAGCCTGACGGCTTGTTCTTCGTCAACATCGGCTAAGGAAGAAACACCGGCCGAACAGCCGAAGAATGTGTACCGCAACCCGGTGATAGATTACAGCCTGCCCGACCCCTCGGTCATAAAGGCCGATGACGGCTATTTCTACCTCTATGCCACCGAAGATATCCGCAACCTGCCCATTCACCGTTCCAAGAATCTGGTCGACTGGGATTATGTGGGCACTGCCTTTACCAATCATACCCGCCCCACCTTCGAGGAGAAAGGCGGTTTGTGGGCGCCGGACATCAATAAGATAGGCAATAAATATGTGTTGTACTACTCCATGTCGGTATGGGGAGGCGAGTGGACGTGCGGCATAGGTTGCGCCACAGCCGATAAGCCCGAAGGCCCTTTCACGGATCATGGCAAGATGTTTCGTAGCAATGAAATCAATGTGCAAAACTCCATTGACCCTTTCTATATAGAAGAGGCCGGGAAAAAATATCTGTTTTGGGGTAGTTTCCGGGGAATTTATGCCATCGAACTTTCGGATGACGGACTTTTTCTGAAAGAGGGTGCTGTGCCGCGTCAAGTGGCGGGCACGGCCTACGAGGGTACTTATATCCATAAGAAAGACGGTTATTATTATCTCTTTGCCTCCATAGGCAGTTGCTGCGAGGGGTTGAAGAGTACTTATACCACGGTTGTAGGACGTTCCGAAAGCCTTTTCGGACCTTATGTGGACAAGAACGGCGGGCGCATGCTCGATAATAAGCACGAAATCCTGATGGGGAAGAATAATTCCTTTGTAGGGACGGGACACAATTCGGAGATTGTGACGGACGATGCCGGCAGCGATTGGATTTTCTACCATGCCGTGAGTACAAAGAAGCCCGAAGGACGTGTATTGATGATGGACCGGATAGACTGGAAAAGCGGTTGGCCGTCGGTGGAGGGAAGCAGCCCTTCGACAGAATCGGACAAGCCGGTATTTCTGCAACGCTGA
- a CDS encoding glycoside hydrolase family 43 protein, whose translation MKKNFISMYLFLLAVLTSCQSCSSEYKNVDDIVVNGVETPVLFGDPFIMLHGDTYYAYGTNAADGIEVYTSDDLQTWKYKGMALNKKDVWADRWFWAPEVYEVDGKFYMYYSADEHICVATADKPEGPFVQSEKQPMIAGEKCIDNSLFVDDDGTPYLFFDRFNDGLNIWVAELEKDLVTIKTETMHPCIHVSQAWEEVWPRVNEGPFVMKRNGLYYMTYSANSYESPFYGIGCATATDVMGTWTKYDENPLLQKPGELVGVGHSAMFTDKAGKLRIVFHAHKDKSNIHPRAMYISDVCFEKVDGVERMRISKEYMTPKVVK comes from the coding sequence ATGAAGAAGAATTTTATAAGTATGTATCTGTTTCTGCTGGCTGTACTGACTTCCTGCCAGTCGTGTTCTTCGGAATACAAGAACGTGGACGATATAGTTGTCAATGGAGTTGAAACACCGGTGCTTTTCGGCGACCCGTTTATCATGTTGCATGGTGACACTTATTATGCCTATGGCACGAATGCCGCAGATGGCATTGAAGTATATACCTCGGATGACTTGCAGACTTGGAAATACAAAGGTATGGCACTGAACAAGAAAGATGTATGGGCCGATCGTTGGTTCTGGGCTCCGGAGGTCTACGAGGTCGATGGGAAGTTCTACATGTACTATTCCGCCGACGAACACATCTGCGTGGCCACGGCCGATAAGCCTGAAGGGCCTTTTGTACAGAGCGAGAAGCAGCCTATGATTGCCGGCGAGAAATGCATCGACAACTCTCTGTTCGTCGACGATGACGGCACGCCTTACTTGTTTTTCGACCGTTTCAACGACGGGCTTAACATTTGGGTGGCCGAGCTTGAAAAAGACCTCGTTACGATTAAAACAGAGACCATGCACCCTTGCATTCATGTTTCGCAGGCATGGGAGGAGGTCTGGCCGCGTGTCAACGAAGGGCCGTTTGTAATGAAGCGCAACGGGCTCTATTATATGACCTATTCAGCCAACAGCTATGAGAGCCCTTTCTATGGCATAGGTTGCGCCACGGCCACCGACGTGATGGGGACATGGACTAAGTACGATGAAAATCCACTTTTGCAGAAACCCGGCGAGCTGGTAGGAGTGGGGCATAGCGCCATGTTTACGGACAAGGCCGGAAAGCTCCGCATCGTTTTCCATGCGCACAAGGATAAAAGCAACATCCATCCGCGTGCCATGTATATCAGCGATGTCTGTTTTGAGAAAGTGGATGGGGTGGAGCGTATGAGAATCAGTAAGGAATATATGACCCCCAAGGTCGTGAAATGA
- a CDS encoding histidine-type phosphatase, which yields MKRFFLLWLCLSTVGMAYSQSIEQVITKNHSLTANNYQAYPEPTWQQSSAPLGYVPFYISTYNRHGSRFLINPKDYTYPQQVLGKADSANVLTPAGKRTLDIVNSMNVMAEKRLGELTPAGARQHRDIARRMYHNFPEVFADSATIDTRSTIVIRCILSMMNECMELQGLNPALRISSDASLHDMPYLNRDNTKLNKLLRLPEAEAVYRDIAVKYVHPQRLMAALFSDSLFVKQHVEPARLMNNLFDIACNMQSHDTDMELYSLFTTRECIDLWSKNNISWYLYAGAAPQTKGWMPYREAELLRNILQTADDFLATGRHGATLRFGHESCLLPLVALLELEHYGKTYTDMDSLAEQWRSFEVFPMASNVQFVFYRKPGSEDVLVKVLLNEKERHMPMHTDVYPYYHWKDVKQYYDGKLRNYDESEYKN from the coding sequence ATGAAAAGATTCTTTCTTCTATGGTTATGCCTGTCAACTGTCGGCATGGCGTATTCGCAAAGCATCGAGCAAGTAATCACCAAAAACCATTCGTTGACAGCCAACAATTATCAGGCGTACCCCGAACCTACGTGGCAACAGTCGTCTGCCCCGCTGGGATACGTGCCTTTCTACATCAGTACGTACAACCGACACGGTTCGAGGTTTCTAATCAACCCCAAAGACTATACCTACCCGCAGCAAGTGCTGGGAAAGGCCGATTCGGCAAACGTCCTGACCCCCGCCGGCAAGCGGACGCTGGACATCGTGAACAGTATGAATGTCATGGCCGAGAAGCGTCTGGGTGAACTGACCCCCGCAGGCGCCCGCCAACACAGAGACATCGCCCGAAGAATGTATCACAACTTCCCCGAAGTCTTTGCCGACAGCGCAACGATAGACACACGCTCCACCATCGTCATCCGCTGTATTTTGTCCATGATGAACGAATGCATGGAGTTGCAGGGGCTGAACCCCGCCTTGCGCATATCGAGTGACGCCAGCCTGCACGACATGCCGTACCTGAACAGGGATAATACCAAACTGAATAAATTGTTACGATTGCCCGAAGCCGAAGCTGTTTATCGTGATATTGCAGTGAAATATGTCCACCCGCAGAGGCTGATGGCGGCATTGTTCAGCGATTCGCTCTTTGTGAAGCAGCATGTAGAGCCGGCACGGTTGATGAACAACCTCTTCGACATAGCTTGCAACATGCAAAGCCACGACACCGACATGGAGCTGTATTCGCTCTTCACCACCCGCGAGTGCATCGACCTGTGGAGCAAGAACAACATATCGTGGTATCTGTATGCCGGTGCGGCTCCTCAAACCAAAGGGTGGATGCCCTATCGGGAAGCCGAACTCCTGCGCAACATTCTCCAAACTGCCGACGATTTCCTCGCAACAGGTCGACACGGTGCCACACTGCGCTTCGGGCACGAGTCCTGTCTGCTGCCTCTGGTCGCCTTGCTTGAGCTGGAGCATTACGGCAAAACGTACACCGACATGGACAGTCTGGCAGAGCAGTGGCGTTCGTTCGAAGTCTTCCCCATGGCCTCCAACGTACAGTTCGTCTTCTACCGGAAACCCGGCAGTGAAGATGTCTTGGTCAAAGTCCTCCTCAACGAGAAAGAAAGGCACATGCCTATGCACACGGACGTGTATCCCTATTATCATTGGAAAGACGTCAAGCAGTACTATGACGGCAAGCTACGGAACTACGATGAGAGCGAATATAAGAACTGA